In Deinococcus maricopensis DSM 21211, one genomic interval encodes:
- a CDS encoding MraY family glycosyltransferase has product MAKTVMETLHSFAQALGIADLWGRGFLSVVLTFLTAAVFTWRFIPRVRAFAIKVGWADQPNERRLNKEPLPNAGGLAIFAGFILSVVVAWALRPIIIESVQIQVLAILLGGAVLVLTGFIDDQFGLSPLFRLIVQALAAVLLVVNGLHLDLNAMPFLPVLPDAINAPLSVVVSVLWVVGLTNAVNLLDGVDGVVGGVGFVASVVLLVTAAQFPDRAAAVVLLAGLAGAALGYLRHNFNPSRIIMGDAGSYLIGYTLAAVSMLGTLKFSVGASVLVPLLVMALPILDTTQVVIGRLARGIRNPLGHPDKTHLHHRVLARTASARRTAIILWSVALAFGVLGMLAQRVAFPAILGMVVFVVVCLAWVAYRRVRAVERERPPGPSTAP; this is encoded by the coding sequence ATGGCTAAGACCGTTATGGAGACCCTGCACTCTTTCGCTCAAGCGCTCGGTATCGCGGACCTGTGGGGCCGTGGATTCCTGAGTGTCGTCCTGACCTTCCTGACCGCCGCGGTGTTCACGTGGCGGTTCATTCCGCGCGTCCGCGCCTTCGCCATAAAGGTCGGCTGGGCGGACCAGCCGAACGAACGCCGCCTCAACAAGGAGCCTCTTCCGAACGCGGGCGGCCTCGCGATCTTCGCCGGGTTCATCCTGAGCGTGGTGGTCGCCTGGGCGCTGCGGCCCATCATCATCGAGAGCGTGCAGATTCAGGTGCTCGCCATCCTGCTGGGCGGCGCGGTGCTGGTGCTGACTGGCTTCATCGATGACCAGTTCGGCCTGTCGCCGCTGTTCCGCCTGATCGTGCAGGCGCTCGCAGCGGTGCTGCTGGTCGTGAACGGCCTGCACCTCGACCTGAACGCCATGCCGTTCCTGCCGGTCCTGCCGGACGCCATCAACGCGCCGCTGAGCGTGGTCGTGTCGGTCCTGTGGGTGGTGGGCCTCACGAACGCCGTGAACCTCCTCGACGGCGTGGACGGCGTGGTGGGCGGCGTCGGGTTCGTGGCGAGCGTCGTGCTGCTCGTCACCGCCGCGCAGTTCCCGGACCGCGCCGCGGCCGTCGTGCTGCTCGCGGGCCTCGCGGGCGCCGCGCTCGGGTACCTGCGGCACAACTTCAACCCCAGCCGCATCATCATGGGGGACGCCGGATCGTACCTGATCGGGTACACGCTCGCGGCTGTCAGCATGCTCGGCACGCTGAAGTTCAGCGTCGGCGCGTCCGTGCTGGTGCCGCTGCTCGTGATGGCCCTGCCGATCCTCGACACGACGCAGGTCGTGATCGGCCGCCTCGCGCGCGGCATCCGCAACCCGCTCGGCCACCCCGACAAGACGCACCTGCACCACCGCGTCCTCGCGCGCACCGCCAGCGCGCGCCGCACCGCCATCATCCTGTGGAGCGTCGCGCTCGCGTTCGGCGTGCTCGGCATGCTCGCGCAGCGCGTGGCGTTCCCCGCAATTCTCGGGATGGTCGTGTTCGTCGTCGTGTGCCTCGCGTGGGTAGCGTACCGCCGCGTGCGCGCCGTGGAGCGCGAGCGCCCACCCGGGCCGAGCACCGCCCCCTGA
- the wecB gene encoding non-hydrolyzing UDP-N-acetylglucosamine 2-epimerase has protein sequence MKRIVLAFGTRPEATKMAPVYTALQAQSGLTPLILSTGQHREQLDSALAVFGLTPDEDLNVMTHRQTLPELTGRIVPQAAVKLREMNADMVLVHGDTSTTFCVALAAFYEGIPVGHVEAGLRSGSMREPFPEEANRKLTDVLTTLDFAPTGLSKANILREGKVADGVVVTGQTAVDAVRSVAERVPLNPAWQAKLDAGQHLVTITMHRRENLPFMTELAEALRVVALTHPELHFVYPMHLNPAVRDAVVPVLGQLPNVELTEPLDYANMAPLMRVSELLITDSGGLQEEGAALGVPVAVLRNVTERPEGLDAGVLTLVGNEGARAQRELLALLGDPERLVRMRAARNPYGDGQASVRIAQAVAWHFGLAPRPDDWA, from the coding sequence ATGAAACGCATCGTGCTCGCGTTCGGCACGCGCCCCGAAGCCACCAAAATGGCACCCGTGTACACCGCCCTTCAGGCGCAGTCCGGCCTGACGCCCCTGATCCTCAGCACCGGGCAGCACCGTGAGCAGCTCGACTCCGCGCTGGCGGTGTTCGGCCTGACGCCCGACGAGGACCTGAACGTCATGACGCACCGGCAGACCCTGCCGGAACTCACGGGCCGCATCGTCCCGCAGGCCGCCGTGAAGCTCCGCGAGATGAACGCCGACATGGTTCTCGTGCACGGCGACACCAGCACGACGTTCTGCGTGGCGCTCGCCGCGTTCTACGAAGGCATTCCGGTCGGGCACGTGGAAGCGGGCCTGCGCAGCGGCAGCATGCGCGAACCGTTCCCGGAAGAGGCCAACCGCAAGCTTACGGACGTGCTCACCACGCTGGATTTCGCGCCGACGGGCCTCAGCAAGGCGAACATCCTGCGCGAAGGCAAAGTGGCGGACGGCGTGGTCGTGACCGGGCAGACGGCCGTGGACGCCGTGCGCAGCGTCGCGGAGCGCGTGCCGCTGAACCCCGCGTGGCAGGCGAAATTGGATGCCGGGCAGCACCTCGTGACGATCACCATGCACCGCCGCGAGAACCTGCCGTTCATGACCGAGCTCGCCGAGGCGCTGCGCGTCGTGGCGCTCACGCACCCGGAGCTGCACTTCGTGTACCCCATGCACCTGAACCCTGCCGTGCGCGACGCGGTCGTGCCGGTGCTGGGCCAACTGCCGAACGTGGAACTGACGGAGCCGCTCGATTACGCGAACATGGCGCCGCTGATGCGCGTCAGCGAACTGCTCATCACGGACAGTGGTGGGCTGCAGGAGGAAGGCGCGGCGCTGGGCGTGCCCGTCGCGGTGCTGCGCAACGTCACCGAGCGCCCGGAAGGGCTGGACGCGGGTGTGCTCACGCTCGTGGGCAACGAGGGCGCGCGCGCGCAGCGCGAGCTGCTGGCGCTGCTGGGCGACCCGGAGCGGCTCGTGCGGATGCGCGCGGCCCGCAACCCGTACGGGGACGGGCAGGCGAGCGTGCGCATCGCCCAGGCGGTCGCGTGGCACTTCGGCCTCGCACCCCGCCCGGACGACTGGGCGTAA